The following nucleotide sequence is from Paroedura picta isolate Pp20150507F chromosome 1, Ppicta_v3.0, whole genome shotgun sequence.
ATCTCCCAgctcagggctggcaaccctatacatgTATGTCtgcctgccagaaaacacagggACAGTTATTCCTTGGCATAGGCTTTACTCCACTGGCTTGGAGTTTGAAGGACTTCCTGATTCCTAGACTGGCATTTTTAATGGTGGGACTGTTGAAGCAGCACCTCGGGAAGGTCTGGAAAGATCTCAAGGGACTTGATCCACCTGATCTCCAGTGCGGGATTATGAACTCCCTCCCAGTGCGCCCGTAGAAGGGATTGGTAGATATGGTAGCACAGGAAGTTCAATATGGTCTCTCCAGATGGCCTACAGCTCTCCACGTTTCTACTCGTCACATTCGTTGGAGAGATCGGGAAGTGAAGCAGGGAagttctacatgccaagcagttgTCCTGTGTCTAAGGCACAACCCCTCCCTAACCGTAGCGTGTTGTTCTTTTCAATCACACTCCTCCACTGAAAGAGCGATACCCAAATGGATAGAACAGCAGCTACTTATATTTATAACTGAGTTGCAAGGGGGAGGATGGTATGtaaatagaaggaaggaaggaaggaaggaaggacggatggacggacggaaggaaggaaggaagcaaggaagccaaGCTCTCATAAAAAAGGATCCCTCTCCAGTCCACTCACCTCAATGTAGTGGGGGAGCTGCTCCTCCAACATTGTCTTGAACTCTTTCAGGCTGAGCCTGTCGAAATGATCCGTGCGAACTGAGTATTTGTGGTACATGGTGATGAAGCAGTCACAGCATTTCTCCAACTCAGTCTTAGACATCTCGAGTCAAGAGACGACCTAAGAAGTCAATGTTTGgttcaggaaggaaaaaagaaatagcCATCAACACAAAGAACCATTTCCCCTCCATGGATGCCACAGAAGTCTTACTGGACAAAtagatctacccccccccccccaacaaaaaaaatcaacactggtTGACTTTTGATGTCACATTCGCCTCTCCAAAGGAACACCTGCCTGTTCCCTCAAAGCCAGACtccagacttagaatcatagagttggatggggccatacaggccatctagtcccaccccctgctcaatgcaggctcagcctcaaggatccaggagaaggatctgtccacctGCTAATTGAATAtaaccaatgagggggagctcaccagcacCTTAGGTAGCTGTTTCCACAGCTGAGCTGCTCTgactgaattctttttttttcatcctgatatctagctaataCCATTCTATACGTAGTTTAAAGGAAGCAGTAGAGTGAGACTCCATGGGAAAGAATAGGTTATTGTCTATTTTCGCCATAGATGATCTGTTATTAAtgtactggggttttaatggttttatatatatctttaaactgctcctttggaacggtataaataaagccctaagggctaaaggggaggagaaaggggcgggccgtgttcatgataaaaacttggaggggccgatcaggagctgcaaagcggcacctgattggcccctccgagtgtcactccagggccaaatggccaattgggagccttCGACGTGGCCAGAACGCGATGCCTGGCcaggggaatgggagggggggctagcatccattttattgtaaaataaaatgggctttccccctagtacacgggtagtcaaactgcggccctccagatgtccatagactacaattcccaggagcccctgccagcgaacgctggcaggggctcctgggaaatgtagtccatggacatctggagagctgcagtttgactacctctgccttaaaaaggtaaaggtaaaggtatcccctgtgcaagcaccgagtcatgtctgacccttggggtgacgccctctagcgttttcatggcagactcaatacggggtggtttgccagtgccttccccagtcatgaccgtttaccccccagcaagctgggtactcattttaccgacctcggaaggatggaaggctgagtcaaccttgagccggctgctgggattgaactcccagccttatgggcaaagctttcagacggctgccttaccactctgcgccacaagaggctctacctctgccttagttatatatatattttgtaaaccaccatgagtcggCCTAGCTAAGAGTGGAGGTCTAGAAACTtaataaatgaatacatgaatacatgaataaatggatggatggatggatggatggatggatggatggatggatggatggatggatgaatgaatgaatgaatgaatgaatgaatgaatgaatgaatgaatgacagccATTATTGCAGGGCCTCTTGTCTGCTGCCAACAataacctttccctgccctcctctatacAAGGACTTCACGAGATCCAACCTCTTCCACCtcaacctcatcttctccaggctcaacttcaaagaagaagatgccaCCATACTGGAGAGGAGATGGATAGAGCAAGAGGACAGGGTCTCAACTGGTTACTCCCATTATCAACTTGCAGTTTTGAAATATTAATTTCaaatttaagaaccaactcttcttcttcttcttcttcttcttcttcttcttcttcttcttcttcttcttcttcttcttcttcttcttcttcttcttcttcttctccttctccttctccttctcctccttcttcttcttctccttcttcttcttcttcttcttcttcttcttcttcttcttcttcttctggacccTATTGGGAGCTACCATTCGCTGTCACCTTGTTCTATATCTGcttgtattattattaatatctctctatatattttaaacctctctatccggaagaagttcctgacagtcagagcggtttctcagtggaacaggcttcctcgggaggtggtgggttctccatctttggagatttttaaacagaggctggagagccatctgatggagaggctgattctgtgaaggctcaagggggtggcaggggggagaTGCATAAGTAAAAAGGGAAGTCTTGAAGGTTCTccttgactcttgctcttttctgcagcaGCAGACCAACTAACTTGGACAGACATCTTGAGATATCACAAATTTTCTTTATCTTTAAGGTACAACCAGACTAGCTGTTGTGGATTTTTCCGGGCTGTACAGCTGTGTCCTGGTGGTTTTAgcccctgatgtttcaccagaaactatggctggcatcttcagaggaaggACACAGAAAGATGTGCCAAAGTGTGGATTAAAaccaccagaccacagccacaaaaCCTAGAATACCcaaaacagccagttgactctggccatgaaagccttcaacaatctGTTACACCTGGAcgcttgttcttttctactgctagaataagaagagttggttcttagatgccgcttttctctgcctgaaggagtctcaaagtggcttacagtcgccttccctttcctctcccaacaacagacacccggtgaggtgggtgaggctgagagagccctgagattactgaagaagaagaaggagagttggctcttatatgccacttttctctacccaaaggaggctcaaagtggcttacagtcgtcttccttttcctctccccacaacagacaccctgtgaggtgggtgaggctgagagagccctgagattactgaagaagaagaaggagagttggctcttatatgccacttttctctacccaaaggaggctcaaagcggcttacagtcgtcttccttttcctctccccacaacagaccctgtgaggtgggtgaggctgagagagccctgagattactgaagaagaagaaggagagttggctcttatatgccacttttctctacccaaaggaggctcaaagcggcttacattcgccttccctttgctctccccacaacagacaccctgcgaggtgggtgaggctgagagagccctgatattcctgcttgctcagaacagctttatcagtgctgtgttgagcccaaggtcacccagctggctgcatgtgggggagcgcggaatcgaacccggcatgccaggttagaagtccacactactaaccactacactagactGGCAGCCTTACAGGGTTACCCATCTTGCCACGCCCTCGAGCAATTCAAGAAGACACAGAGATCCCAGCTGATAATCTCGGACCACCCAAACACTTAACATCAGAAAATGCAACCAGCACTGAGACTCACCTCTGCCAACAAGGAAGGAACAGACGAGCAGGAACAGGTAAAGACGTTGTGAAGATCCTTCTCATGGTCTCTTCTCTTATAGCCCTTCTTGCTCCCCCACTCCTCCGTTGTGAAATCCGGCTCGGTTGACACATCGTACCTCTGTTAACAAATGGACCTGTTCTCCTCTTGCTCAAGGTGTTTCGATAGGTTCTTCCTGAGATGACTTTCTGGTGGAggttcccctgcccccaccttgCAACTTCCAGAAAATTGCGGTAAGCCCGTTAGCAAGACCCAAATGACATTTGCTGTTTTGCAACCCTCCTATTGTTCAAAAGCCAGGTGGACATTTCTTGGAAGCAACAAGATGTTTCGAAATGTGAGCcatatactttttttttaagaagaagaattgggatGTGTTTACTGTAGTCTTGCAAGACGACCGTCTTTTCGACAACATGTTCAGCAAGCTTCATGGCGAAATGAGAATTGGGATGTATGGAATTGCTTTGTAATGAATCAGATGTAGGTCGGTCAAGGAAACGTCCCTGAGGACTTCATCTCTGAAGAGGTCGcccccaaaaaaatctttacTCAGTAAATTGGAACTTGCTAGTGGCCCACAGCCTCAAAGAActgcagctggcctcaaccagagtaaGGGCGTTTTTGGCCCTGGCGTtagcctggaggaatgagctagCAGCAGAGATCCGGGCTCTTTCAGGGCTTCAGAAGTTCtgaggggcctgcaagatgagggtcctccatcaggcatatggttgaggccaatgcctCTACTTGATGACCTCATTAAGTCATCAAGAACAatataggctcgatatcaggaGGGAAATTTCACAATAAGGgaagttcagcaatggaatgggctgccaaaGAACATGGTGAacaccccctcactggtggtcttcaagcagcgactggacagatactgatccagGATGCTTAAGGCAAATCCTGCAATAAGCAAGGgatgcactagatggcctgtatggcccttccatcTCTAGGAGTCTATTATTAATTAAATGGGCCACCCACCTGCATCTCAACCCCCCAACTGAACCTCGGGCTCCCTCCCctatgtgaggcaggaggctggactggagggaccctccctggtctgactcagcagggctcttcggtgtccttatgaggggaaggcctcggcctccctgccctgttgctggccctgcagagggactggctggcccctgggtgaggcaggaggctggactggagggaccctccctggtctgacccagcagggctcccctgtgtccttatgaggggaaggcctcggcctccctgccctgttgctggccctgcagagggactggctggcccctgtgtgaggcaggagactggactgaaaggaccctccctggtcctacccagcagggctctcctgtgtccttatgaggggaaggcctcggcctccctgccctgctgctggccctgcagagggactggctggcccctgggtgaggcaggaggcgggactggagggaccctccctggtcctacccagcagggctctcctgtgttcttatgaggggaaggcctcggcctccctgccctgttgctggccctccagagggactgggtggcccctgtgtgaggccggaagctggactggatggaccctagCTAGCTTCATGTAGAGAAGGAGTGTGAAAtcatacctggttctccagatcagagtgtGTCCCTTtgaaccactaccccacactggctctcttcagAGCTAATAGTGGGATTCAATAGCTAGCTTGGGGAAACATTCATTTCAAGCCCCTGTTTTTGTCCACACTGCAAGTTCAGAAGCTTTGAAGATTCCCCAAGATACCACCTGGTGGTGCCTTTTACTCCTTTTCTCCCTATCACTCCTACTCGCTATTTATACCACCCCTACTGAATCATGATTTCCCTTCTATCCCTAAATGACAAAGATTACAGAACTCTGGTTGCTACACTTTTTCCAGGCTCTGTGGCTatagtctggtagttttagcctCTGCCCACAATTTGGCGtgaagagattcccatcttgccgagTTCTCCCTCTGAGGATGTCAGCCCCAGTTACCgctgaaacatcagggactaaaaccgGCAGACCGCAGCTGTACAGCCCAGAAAAATCTGCAAAAGCCAGCTGACTTGAGCCATGAAAGACTTCGACAATTCAGAAATCTCCTTCACACTCCTCctccttttgtttcctttggTAAATGCCCAGTGAGGTTTGGGTCTAGAAATCAGTTTGCCACTTTTCTAATTACGAAGGTTTAATAAACAAAAGAGCGTACATCTTTGCTTGTGTATTCGGGATGAGTAAGGAtgacagagagcctcttgtggcgcagagtggtaaggcagccatctgaaagctttgcccatgatgctgggagttcaatcccagcagccggctcaaggttgactcagccttccatccttccgaggtcggtgaaatgagtacccagcttgctggggggtaaacggtaatgactggggaaggcactggcaaaccaccccgtattgagtctgccatgaaaacgctggagggcgtcaccccaagggtcagacatgactcggtgcttgcacaggggatacctttacctttacttttaaggaTGACAGCTTGGATAAATGtcttaggaagagtgcttgcactcgaaagctcccgccttgaataaatctttgttggtcttaaaagtgccaccggactctgatctCATTGTGCTATTTCACACCAACAGGGCTACCAATTTGAAGCTTGGATAAGACCGGTGggcttcttcattcattcattcattcattcattcattcattcattcattcattcattcattcattcattatttaccGCCACTCTCCAAAGTCTCGCAGCactttacagaaattcataagaacaataaaatcccataaaaaaacATTAATATGTAATTGaaacacaatatcacaatggCGGATAATacatatataacccactcccctccccctgtccagcAAAGCTCTATTACTCTCGATCTGGGAGTCGGTTTTGGCTacagatccacagctgacagcgccgggagtcgccctggcctcaaccatatgcctggaggaagagctccatctggcaagccctgtggaaagctgacaaatcccatagggcccgtagctcttcggggagctcgttccaccaggttggggccagggctgaaaaagccctggccctggtcaaggccaggcatatgtccTGGGGGCCccggaccaccagtaaattcatacccgcagagcaaagagcccttcGGGGGGAGGCATAAGTAGATAAGAGGTCCCacagctccctcaacctttcctcatatgtcttggtcttcaagcCCCTCACtctttttgttgccctcctctggacatgctccagtccatctacatcaggggtagtcaaactgcggccctccagatgtccatggactacaattcccaggagccccctgccagcatttgctggcagggggctcctgggaattgtagtccatggacatctggggggccgcagtttgactacccctggtctacatccttcttcaattgtggaacccaaaactgagcacaggacTTTAAGTAAGGTCTAACCCCACCCCATGGTATTTAAGCAGGTCTACTGAATCTGGATGAAAAGACTTTTTCTCTTCTGACTTTTGATGCTATACCAGGGATCCAGGCCACCCTTCAGAGGACACATTCAATATACCAAAATGTAGCCAGGAACCAGCTTCAGAACAAATCCCCAATAAAGGAAGAAGGCCACCCTTTGAGCAACTTGTCTTTGAGCtgctcagcacaggctggatgtggtcCCTCCAatatgtccctgtgaggaccctagcagttgcattttccACGAGCTGtaaattccggatcaggcgcaagggtaggcccgcatagagcgagttacagaaatctattctggaggtgactgttgcatggatcactgtggccaggtggtcaggagacaggtggaaaaaagcctggctagctacctttttgacctgagcctccagagttagtgaggcatctaaggtcactcccaaattcctggcttattattatttattatcattatcattatcattatcattatcattatcattatcattatcattatcattatcattatcattatcattatcattatcattatcattatcattatcattattatcattattaactGTATTAAATTTATTATACCAGGGATATAGCCCACCTTTCAGAGGACACATTAGATATACCAAAATGTAGCCAGGAACCAGCTTCAGAACAAGTCCCCAATAAAGCAAGAAGACCACTGTCTGAGCAACTTAAGAGCCAATCTTTATTGTCTTCcaggggcagcaagaagaaggAAGCTGAGGGGAACACCTGTATTGGTCTGGTGCCATAGATGATCGTTTGGAATTCTGGCCTCACTGAGCAGAAGACTCACTTCCGCCATGGATGCGGTCATGGCTCAGAATGGCCACGATGGTCACAAACTGCATGATTTCCCCAAAGCTGATCTCCTGGTCCTTGTTGGTGTCCAGCTGTTCAAATACGTTCTCGAGTATGATAGGGTCCTTCaatttctgtgggggggggggattgaaaagAAAGGATGGTCACAGTGCATGGTACCCAAATCTTATTGGATGCTCTCCATCAATTCAAAGATGGAAAGAGGAAGCTAAGATGATCCCAAAGTCCTTACAGTGTCTCTTTATATGTGAATtttagaagaaggaagaggaggaggagaagcagagggAGGATGGGTggagaacaggaggaggaggaggaggaagaggagaaggtggaagagaaggtggagaaggtggaggagaaggtgaaggagaaggtggaagagaaggtggagaaggtgaaggagaaggtggagaagaaggtggagaagaagagttggtttttataccccacttttcactacccaaaggagtcccaaagtggcttccaatcaacttccttttctctccccacatcagacaccctgtgaggtaggtgaggctgagagaactctgagagaactaggactagcccaaggtcaccccactggctgcatgtggaggagtggagacatTATCACAATTAGAATCCACCATCTTTAGCCTCGatgccaaactggttctcataaGAAAATAAGAAGGGTATATCTCTGCGTTGGATGGGTGAGGGTTTCAGGACTATGTTATACCAAAGGGAACCACCCTGTTCAGATGCTGTAAATAGCTGAATATCTGTGATAAAAGACAACATCAGAGGTACCTGCTTTGGTTCCCGGTTTGTTgactctccagggtaactggatGGCCCTCAGATAAAACAGGATTCTGTACTAGATCGACCACTGATAGCATCCAATAGGATTCTTTTTATGTTCTAAGACCATTGGATTCAGTGGCCTTATGATGGTTGTACTGCTTAGGATAGCACCATCGGGGCACTTTCATGCACTCTAAAAgatgcactttcaattcactttgcaGCTGACTTTGAGTGTGTGAATTAGCAACATCCACTCACTAAGGGTTGCTAAAgcggattgaaactgcattatttagccaGTGTGGAAGCAccctttggcctattatgcacggccgctgaaacagcggcatggagaacgtggaggaggaagaagcgaagcaaaccgcttacgcacgggatagaacgcaatggcggcaaacctcagagtatccaattatgcacgcggctactccagagccgcttctggttgcgccctggtcccgggaagcttcactttcttccgcatctcgttaacgcggctttttctgcttcatacgttgactctgcgcccggttgccgcctgcagcgtgcataattggtgattttagccgccgccattccaccccttccactccatgcataatgggtctttgtgtCCCAGCTACCATAGAATGATGGATATTGAGTGGTAGGACCCATGGTACAAGTTTGCATTCTCCAGGAATGCTAGCcacgggaagaagaagaagcaggaaacaggaaggtGTCCCTAAGAATCTCAGTCTAGACTTAAAAGGACAGTCTCGCAGACATCTGAAAAGTGAGTGGCCattgttcctatctatctcaccgAGTCTATGGTAAGGAATCTTCCCCAGCTGCAGGTTGAGGCAAGAGGCACAATTTCTCTCAGGATGATTGTGTTTTAGAAACCAAACAGAAGAGAACTTGAATATTCCTGCCCATTTTATTGTTTCCAATCAGAATAGGCTTCTGTTTACGCTAGGGCCAACAGCCTTCAAGTGATGGTGGAAACTACTGTGCCAAAAAAAATGAAGGGCAAAAATAATCTCATCAATACCTCCCCAATTGACCTAGGACAGCAATGAacctctcttagagctgtctatACAGAGCTTTCTTAGTGCtttttcagtcccacctaccttacatggtgtctgttaaggggagaggaaggccgagGCAAGATGCAACTTTCAAGAGAATCTGCTTTCCCCTCCATCATCATCGTTCCCCATCCCTGTTCTGGCTCCATCCCCGAGCAGAACTAATGGCCACCCTTCGATAAACACCTCTTACCTTCAAGAAGTTTGGGAAGTTCTTGTTGATGAACCCTCTCAACTCAGCTTTGTTGAGAGTATCGTGGTCACCCTCTTGGGCTGCTGACTCGTGGAAAAGCTTCAGGATGGTCTGGATGCTCTGCTCCATTTCGGTCTGAGGCATCTTGAGTCCACTTCTGGTCTGTGAAGACAATGCCCAGttcagtgggaggagggagggattgaCAGGAGCTTGTCCCTTTCGAAGGACTTCAGCTCAACTCtacaaatgaatcatagaatcatagaatcatagaatcatagagttggaaggggccatacaggccatctagtccaaccctctgctcaacgcaggatcatagaatcatagaatcatagagttggaaggggccatacaggccatctagtccaaccccctgctcaacgcaggattagcccaaagcatcctaaagcatccaagaaaagtgtgtctccaacctttgcttgaagactgccagtgagggggagctcaccacctccttaggcagcctattccactgctgaactactctgactgtgaaaatatttttcctgatatctagcctatatcgttgtacttgaagtttaaacccattactgcgtgtcctctcctctgcagccaacagaaacagcatcctgccctcctcccaaagTCACATATGGGTCACATATTTCCCCACCTACACACAAAATAGCTTTCCCAAGAAGCATTAACTGGCTACAACTCATGGCTTCTCAcagtggagaaaaaaaatcaccggAACACATgctggaaaatgcaagatctgtagtgtgcctgattcaacagcatatgaagaatgtcctacagggggtatcagaggagattagattaggaacttcctggtattttccaaacaATCTTCTCCTTGGTCATGATtagctcaactggagacttcctgcttctctgaGGAGCACAGTTCCTTCCTGATTGGTTCCGGAATAACAGCACTCCCTCATCTCTCTTTATAAAGTTGTTCCACTTCTCCATAAAGCTAATTATTCTTTAAGAGCCTAGTGCTTCGAGCTTCATTacatatttgaactctgccaacatatacccctgctctaagggatacCTCTCTAGAAGGGCATCACTGTTGCTGTGCTcccacagctgctgcaggcaacAACGCAAAATGTCCACAGTGGTGGACAGCCTTGCCCAGCACAAACGCTCAACCAAACACAACCCAGAAAGATCTTACCTCCGTCAACGAAGAGTGAGGAAGCAACAGTAGATCAAGAGGCTGCAGTGCCAGAACTAACAAAGGCCCTGCTTTTATAGGCCCACTTCAGAATTCTGATCCCTCCTCTGTTTTTGGAAACATGAAAAAGTCACATGTCAGTCAATTGGTTGCTTGCATCTCATGATtattgttttttttgtgtgtgtgtgcaagttcCAGAGAATTGGTCTGTGGCTTTTTTGGGGGTGTGgtgtggagggcagggaccttGAAGTCTAAACAGCAATACCCTATTTGCAAGTTTCCCACTTAAACAGTTGAAGAGTTCAGAGGAGTGACAGACATTATTGCAAAATAGTAGCAAGAAGCATTTATGCAGTGATCTGTGGACTTCCATTATATATTAGTGCCATTCTCCTCTTCTTTGCCGTGCACTGACATTTTAAACTTTGGCTCTCTTGCCAATCGTAGATAATGATGGATGTACTATTCATAATGTATCGGAAGCCAGAGGTACGCACAGGAAGCATACAATGATACAACTATGTAGCCAAGGAGGTACAACCGTTATGCAGATGGACCGGCCAACCTCCTGGAAATAGTTATTAGCTGCCTGTTgttgcccggatccggttcaaggttctgattcggacctttaaggccctctgagGCCTGAGGGACCCCCTTTCACCCTATGCCAGcctgttggtcatccctggccacagggaagcatgcctggtctcaaccagggacagggccttttcggttctggccccaacctggtggaatgagctcccggaggaactGCAGGCCCCGtgagagctttcagcattccgcaaggcctgcaaaatggagttcttccaccaggtttatggttgaggccagcatagcGGAAAGATCTGCTGGGTCTCCCAGTGCTAAGAGGTGTAAACATCTAGCATTTTGTCATCTGTGCTCCCTTCTCCTACCGCTCTGTTAGTttttattggggtgggggttaTTCAGTATTCAGG
It contains:
- the LOC143829663 gene encoding protein S100-A12-like, which translates into the protein MPQTEMEQSIQTILKLFHESAAQEGDHDTLNKAELRGFINKNFPNFLKKLKDPIILENVFEQLDTNKDQEISFGEIMQFVTIVAILSHDRIHGGSESSAQ